Proteins from a single region of Vicia villosa cultivar HV-30 ecotype Madison, WI unplaced genomic scaffold, Vvil1.0 ctg.000739F_1_1, whole genome shotgun sequence:
- the LOC131630796 gene encoding uncharacterized protein LOC131630796 isoform X3: MAEEFSKSVEEGLKLSKRIYFGNDRAVSAPKPPTSMLKSNTAFLPTSPMVYAVIHDPAIVDNPDVPSYQPHVHGRCDPPALIPLQMINAVELKVDCCLDTAVVEVSGSWRLHCVTGSRSCDCVVAVPMGYQGSILGVEVSVHRKSYSTQLVDMEDQSGGKENVIRTQEGGFLKSNVFTLTIPQIDGGSNLSIKISWSQKITCCNDVFFVNVPFTFPDFVNPAGKRMAKKEKIQLNVNAVNGSEITCKTTSHPMKEVKRNAGSIGFSHDTDVLTWSKFDFNFSYTVSSNQTNGGIILESAYVDDDDQRDMFCMYLSPGNLQGKKVFRKDIVFVIDISGSMRGKLIEDTKNALTAALSKLDPDDSFSIIAFNGEIYQFSTSMELASNDAVERAVEWININFLAGGDTNLLHPLNMAIEMLSDARRSVPIIFLVTDGTVEDERQTCDVIKNGIKGESIFPRIYTLGIGSFCNHYFLRMLAMISRGQHIAALDVDLVEPQMLKLFNKASSLVLANITMDILDDLEEVEVYPLHIPDLSSDSTLVLFGRYKGNFPEVLNLKGVLADFSNFVINMKIQNAKDMPIEKVFAREQIDYLTSQAWLTNNKQLEQKVWEFSRLIS; the protein is encoded by the exons ATGGCAGAAGAATTCTCCAAATCCGTCGAAGAAGGCCTCAAATTATCCAAACGAATATACTTCGGCAACGACAGAGCGGTTTCGGCACCAAAACCGCCAACGTCGATGCTTAAATCCAATACCGCTTTTCTTCCGACGTCGCCTATGGTTTACGCGGTTATTCACGATCCTGCCATTGTTGATAATCCCGATGTTCCTAGCTATCAGCCGCATGTGCATGGGAGGTGTGATCCGCCGGCTTTGATTCCGCTTCAGATGATTAATGCGGTTGAGCTTAAGGTGGATTGTTGTTTGGATACGGCGGTTGTTGAGGTTTCGGGATCGTGGAGGCTGCATTGTGTTACGGGGAGTCGGTCTTGTGATTGTGTTGTGGCTGTTCCCATGGGTTATCAG GGTTCAATTCTAGGTGTGGAGGTCAGTGTTCATAGGAAATCATATTCTACTCAACTGGTTGATATGGAAGACCAAAGTGGTGGTAAGGAGAACGTCATCAGAACTCAAGAAGGAGGCTTTCTCAAGTCTAATGTGTTCACTTTGACTATACCACAG ATAGATGGTGGTTCAAATTTATCGATTAAAATTAGTTGGTCCCAGAAGATAACATGCTGCAATGATGTGTTCTTCGTGAATGTGCCATTTACCTTTCCAGATTTCGTCAACCCTGCCGGAAAGAGAATGgctaaaaaagaaaagatacaatTAAATGTGAATGCTGTTAACGGTAGTGAGATTACGTGCAAGACAACAAGTCATCCCATGAAG GAAGTAAAGCGCAATGCTGGGAGCATAGGCTTCTCACATGACACTGATGTTCTCACCTggtcaaaatttgattttaacttcTCATATACT GTCTCTTCTAATCAAACAAATGGTGGGATTATTTTGGAATCTGCATATGTGGATGATGATGATCAGAGAGATATGTTTTGCATGTACCTTTCTCCTGGAAATCTTCAGGGTAAGAAG GTCTTCAGGAAAGACATTGTATTCGTCATTGACATAAGCGGAAGCATGCGAGGAAAGCTAATTGAAGATACAAAGAATGCATTAACAGCTGCTCTCTCTAAGCTTGATCCCGATGATTCGTTCAGTATTATAGCATTTAATGGAGAGATATATCAATTTTCAACTTCAATGGAATTGGCTTCAAACGACGCTGTTGAAAGGGCCGTTGAGTGGATCAACATAAACTTTCTTGCTGGGGGTGATACAAATCTTTTGCATCCATTAAACATG GCAATAGAGATGCTATCTGATGCTCGAAGATCAGTTCCAATTATTTTCCTAGTTACAGATGGAACTGTTGAAGATGAGAGACAGACTTGTGATGTGATAAAGAATGGGATCAAAGGAGAATCAATATTCCCCCGAATTTACACTTTGGGCATAG GTTCATTCTGCAATCACTATTTCTTGCGGATGCTAGCTATGATTAGCAGGGGCCAACATATTGCAGCCTTGGATGTAG ATTTGGTTGAGCCTCAAATGCTAAAACTGTTTAACAAAGCGTCATCTCTTGTTCTTGCAAATATCACAATGGACATACTCGATGACCTGGAAGAAGTTGAG GTGTACCCTTTGCATATTCCAGATCTTTCATCGGATTCTACATTGGTTTTATTTGGAAGATACAAGGGAAACTTTCCAGAAGTTCTTAATCTAAAAGGTGTCTTGGCTGATTTCAGTAATTTTGTAATAAACATGAAAATACAAAATGCTAAGGACATGCCTATAGAAAAG GTTTTTGCAAGAGAACAAATAGACTATCTTACTTCTCAAGCATGGCTTACTAACAATAAACAATTAGAACAGAAGGT ATGGGAATTCTCGAGATTGATCAGCTAA
- the LOC131630796 gene encoding uncharacterized protein LOC131630796 isoform X4: MEDQSGGKENVIRTQEGGFLKSNVFTLTIPQIDGGSNLSIKISWSQKITCCNDVFFVNVPFTFPDFVNPAGKRMAKKEKIQLNVNAVNGSEITCKTTSHPMKEVKRNAGSIGFSHDTDVLTWSKFDFNFSYTVSSNQTNGGIILESAYVDDDDQRDMFCMYLSPGNLQGKKVFRKDIVFVIDISGSMRGKLIEDTKNALTAALSKLDPDDSFSIIAFNGEIYQFSTSMELASNDAVERAVEWININFLAGGDTNLLHPLNMAIEMLSDARRSVPIIFLVTDGTVEDERQTCDVIKNGIKGESIFPRIYTLGIGSFCNHYFLRMLAMISRGQHIAALDVDLVEPQMLKLFNKASSLVLANITMDILDDLEEVEVYPLHIPDLSSDSTLVLFGRYKGNFPEVLNLKGVLADFSNFVINMKIQNAKDMPIEKVFAREQIDYLTSQAWLTNNKQLEQKVAKLSLQTGFLSEYTRMGILEIDQLKKSKQSDGTKDKKVSKNKGENVQGERMLLLPKLGIGFGNLTATAENTPPGAEDTKLPDGAEIFVKAATACCGSLCNHCCCMCCIQVCTKMNNQCATAFSQLCIGLGCYGCLSCCSDICCAGNES, encoded by the exons ATGGAAGACCAAAGTGGTGGTAAGGAGAACGTCATCAGAACTCAAGAAGGAGGCTTTCTCAAGTCTAATGTGTTCACTTTGACTATACCACAG ATAGATGGTGGTTCAAATTTATCGATTAAAATTAGTTGGTCCCAGAAGATAACATGCTGCAATGATGTGTTCTTCGTGAATGTGCCATTTACCTTTCCAGATTTCGTCAACCCTGCCGGAAAGAGAATGgctaaaaaagaaaagatacaatTAAATGTGAATGCTGTTAACGGTAGTGAGATTACGTGCAAGACAACAAGTCATCCCATGAAG GAAGTAAAGCGCAATGCTGGGAGCATAGGCTTCTCACATGACACTGATGTTCTCACCTggtcaaaatttgattttaacttcTCATATACT GTCTCTTCTAATCAAACAAATGGTGGGATTATTTTGGAATCTGCATATGTGGATGATGATGATCAGAGAGATATGTTTTGCATGTACCTTTCTCCTGGAAATCTTCAGGGTAAGAAG GTCTTCAGGAAAGACATTGTATTCGTCATTGACATAAGCGGAAGCATGCGAGGAAAGCTAATTGAAGATACAAAGAATGCATTAACAGCTGCTCTCTCTAAGCTTGATCCCGATGATTCGTTCAGTATTATAGCATTTAATGGAGAGATATATCAATTTTCAACTTCAATGGAATTGGCTTCAAACGACGCTGTTGAAAGGGCCGTTGAGTGGATCAACATAAACTTTCTTGCTGGGGGTGATACAAATCTTTTGCATCCATTAAACATG GCAATAGAGATGCTATCTGATGCTCGAAGATCAGTTCCAATTATTTTCCTAGTTACAGATGGAACTGTTGAAGATGAGAGACAGACTTGTGATGTGATAAAGAATGGGATCAAAGGAGAATCAATATTCCCCCGAATTTACACTTTGGGCATAG GTTCATTCTGCAATCACTATTTCTTGCGGATGCTAGCTATGATTAGCAGGGGCCAACATATTGCAGCCTTGGATGTAG ATTTGGTTGAGCCTCAAATGCTAAAACTGTTTAACAAAGCGTCATCTCTTGTTCTTGCAAATATCACAATGGACATACTCGATGACCTGGAAGAAGTTGAG GTGTACCCTTTGCATATTCCAGATCTTTCATCGGATTCTACATTGGTTTTATTTGGAAGATACAAGGGAAACTTTCCAGAAGTTCTTAATCTAAAAGGTGTCTTGGCTGATTTCAGTAATTTTGTAATAAACATGAAAATACAAAATGCTAAGGACATGCCTATAGAAAAG GTTTTTGCAAGAGAACAAATAGACTATCTTACTTCTCAAGCATGGCTTACTAACAATAAACAATTAGAACAGAAG GTTGCAAAACTAAGCTTACAAACTGGCTTTTTGTCGGAGTATACACGTATGGGAATTCTCGAGATTGATCAGCTAAAGAAATCCAAGCAATCAGATGGAACAAAA GACAAAAAGGTATCAAAAAACAAAGGTGAAAATGTTCAAGGTGAGAGAATGCTTTTGCTTCCAAAGTTAGGCATAGGCTTTGGCAACTTGACTGCAACTGCTGAGAACACTCCACCAGGAGCTGAAGATACGAAATTGCCCGATGGGGCTGAAATCTTTGTTAAGGCAGCCACAGCTTGTTGCGGCAGCCTCTGCAACCATTGCTGTTGCATGTGCTGCATTCAGGTCTGTACCAAGATGAACAACCAGTGTGCAACTGCATTTTCTCAACTTTGTATTGGTTTAGGATGCTATGGCTGTCTCAGCTGTTGTTCAGATATATGTTGTGCTGGAAATGAAAgttaa
- the LOC131630796 gene encoding uncharacterized protein LOC131630796 isoform X2, whose protein sequence is MAEEFSKSVEEGLKLSKRIYFGNDRAVSAPKPPTSMLKSNTAFLPTSPMVYAVIHDPAIVDNPDVPSYQPHVHGRCDPPALIPLQMINAVELKVDCCLDTAVVEVSGSWRLHCVTGSRSCDCVVAVPMGYQGSILGVEVSVHRKSYSTQLVDMEDQSGGKENVIRTQEGGFLKSNVFTLTIPQIDGGSNLSIKISWSQKITCCNDVFFVNVPFTFPDFVNPAGKRMAKKEKIQLNVNAVNGSEITCKTTSHPMKEVKRNAGSIGFSHDTDVLTWSKFDFNFSYTVSSNQTNGGIILESAYVDDDDQRDMFCMYLSPGNLQGKKVFRKDIVFVIDISGSMRGKLIEDTKNALTAALSKLDPDDSFSIIAFNGEIYQFSTSMELASNDAVERAVEWININFLAGGDTNLLHPLNMAIEMLSDARRSVPIIFLVTDGTVEDERQTCDVIKNGIKGESIFPRIYTLGIGSFCNHYFLRMLAMISRGQHIAALDVDLVEPQMLKLFNKASSLVLANITMDILDDLEEVEVYPLHIPDLSSDSTLVLFGRYKGNFPEVLNLKGVLADFSNFVINMKIQNAKDMPIEKVFAREQIDYLTSQAWLTNNKQLEQKVAKLSLQTGFLSEYTRMGILEIDQLKKSKQSDGTKVSKNKGENVQGERMLLLPKLGIGFGNLTATAENTPPGAEDTKLPDGAEIFVKAATACCGSLCNHCCCMCCIQVCTKMNNQCATAFSQLCIGLGCYGCLSCCSDICCAGNES, encoded by the exons ATGGCAGAAGAATTCTCCAAATCCGTCGAAGAAGGCCTCAAATTATCCAAACGAATATACTTCGGCAACGACAGAGCGGTTTCGGCACCAAAACCGCCAACGTCGATGCTTAAATCCAATACCGCTTTTCTTCCGACGTCGCCTATGGTTTACGCGGTTATTCACGATCCTGCCATTGTTGATAATCCCGATGTTCCTAGCTATCAGCCGCATGTGCATGGGAGGTGTGATCCGCCGGCTTTGATTCCGCTTCAGATGATTAATGCGGTTGAGCTTAAGGTGGATTGTTGTTTGGATACGGCGGTTGTTGAGGTTTCGGGATCGTGGAGGCTGCATTGTGTTACGGGGAGTCGGTCTTGTGATTGTGTTGTGGCTGTTCCCATGGGTTATCAG GGTTCAATTCTAGGTGTGGAGGTCAGTGTTCATAGGAAATCATATTCTACTCAACTGGTTGATATGGAAGACCAAAGTGGTGGTAAGGAGAACGTCATCAGAACTCAAGAAGGAGGCTTTCTCAAGTCTAATGTGTTCACTTTGACTATACCACAG ATAGATGGTGGTTCAAATTTATCGATTAAAATTAGTTGGTCCCAGAAGATAACATGCTGCAATGATGTGTTCTTCGTGAATGTGCCATTTACCTTTCCAGATTTCGTCAACCCTGCCGGAAAGAGAATGgctaaaaaagaaaagatacaatTAAATGTGAATGCTGTTAACGGTAGTGAGATTACGTGCAAGACAACAAGTCATCCCATGAAG GAAGTAAAGCGCAATGCTGGGAGCATAGGCTTCTCACATGACACTGATGTTCTCACCTggtcaaaatttgattttaacttcTCATATACT GTCTCTTCTAATCAAACAAATGGTGGGATTATTTTGGAATCTGCATATGTGGATGATGATGATCAGAGAGATATGTTTTGCATGTACCTTTCTCCTGGAAATCTTCAGGGTAAGAAG GTCTTCAGGAAAGACATTGTATTCGTCATTGACATAAGCGGAAGCATGCGAGGAAAGCTAATTGAAGATACAAAGAATGCATTAACAGCTGCTCTCTCTAAGCTTGATCCCGATGATTCGTTCAGTATTATAGCATTTAATGGAGAGATATATCAATTTTCAACTTCAATGGAATTGGCTTCAAACGACGCTGTTGAAAGGGCCGTTGAGTGGATCAACATAAACTTTCTTGCTGGGGGTGATACAAATCTTTTGCATCCATTAAACATG GCAATAGAGATGCTATCTGATGCTCGAAGATCAGTTCCAATTATTTTCCTAGTTACAGATGGAACTGTTGAAGATGAGAGACAGACTTGTGATGTGATAAAGAATGGGATCAAAGGAGAATCAATATTCCCCCGAATTTACACTTTGGGCATAG GTTCATTCTGCAATCACTATTTCTTGCGGATGCTAGCTATGATTAGCAGGGGCCAACATATTGCAGCCTTGGATGTAG ATTTGGTTGAGCCTCAAATGCTAAAACTGTTTAACAAAGCGTCATCTCTTGTTCTTGCAAATATCACAATGGACATACTCGATGACCTGGAAGAAGTTGAG GTGTACCCTTTGCATATTCCAGATCTTTCATCGGATTCTACATTGGTTTTATTTGGAAGATACAAGGGAAACTTTCCAGAAGTTCTTAATCTAAAAGGTGTCTTGGCTGATTTCAGTAATTTTGTAATAAACATGAAAATACAAAATGCTAAGGACATGCCTATAGAAAAG GTTTTTGCAAGAGAACAAATAGACTATCTTACTTCTCAAGCATGGCTTACTAACAATAAACAATTAGAACAGAAG GTTGCAAAACTAAGCTTACAAACTGGCTTTTTGTCGGAGTATACACGTATGGGAATTCTCGAGATTGATCAGCTAAAGAAATCCAAGCAATCAGATGGAACAAAA GTATCAAAAAACAAAGGTGAAAATGTTCAAGGTGAGAGAATGCTTTTGCTTCCAAAGTTAGGCATAGGCTTTGGCAACTTGACTGCAACTGCTGAGAACACTCCACCAGGAGCTGAAGATACGAAATTGCCCGATGGGGCTGAAATCTTTGTTAAGGCAGCCACAGCTTGTTGCGGCAGCCTCTGCAACCATTGCTGTTGCATGTGCTGCATTCAGGTCTGTACCAAGATGAACAACCAGTGTGCAACTGCATTTTCTCAACTTTGTATTGGTTTAGGATGCTATGGCTGTCTCAGCTGTTGTTCAGATATATGTTGTGCTGGAAATGAAAgttaa
- the LOC131630796 gene encoding uncharacterized protein LOC131630796 isoform X1 gives MAEEFSKSVEEGLKLSKRIYFGNDRAVSAPKPPTSMLKSNTAFLPTSPMVYAVIHDPAIVDNPDVPSYQPHVHGRCDPPALIPLQMINAVELKVDCCLDTAVVEVSGSWRLHCVTGSRSCDCVVAVPMGYQGSILGVEVSVHRKSYSTQLVDMEDQSGGKENVIRTQEGGFLKSNVFTLTIPQIDGGSNLSIKISWSQKITCCNDVFFVNVPFTFPDFVNPAGKRMAKKEKIQLNVNAVNGSEITCKTTSHPMKEVKRNAGSIGFSHDTDVLTWSKFDFNFSYTVSSNQTNGGIILESAYVDDDDQRDMFCMYLSPGNLQGKKVFRKDIVFVIDISGSMRGKLIEDTKNALTAALSKLDPDDSFSIIAFNGEIYQFSTSMELASNDAVERAVEWININFLAGGDTNLLHPLNMAIEMLSDARRSVPIIFLVTDGTVEDERQTCDVIKNGIKGESIFPRIYTLGIGSFCNHYFLRMLAMISRGQHIAALDVDLVEPQMLKLFNKASSLVLANITMDILDDLEEVEVYPLHIPDLSSDSTLVLFGRYKGNFPEVLNLKGVLADFSNFVINMKIQNAKDMPIEKVFAREQIDYLTSQAWLTNNKQLEQKVAKLSLQTGFLSEYTRMGILEIDQLKKSKQSDGTKDKKVSKNKGENVQGERMLLLPKLGIGFGNLTATAENTPPGAEDTKLPDGAEIFVKAATACCGSLCNHCCCMCCIQVCTKMNNQCATAFSQLCIGLGCYGCLSCCSDICCAGNES, from the exons ATGGCAGAAGAATTCTCCAAATCCGTCGAAGAAGGCCTCAAATTATCCAAACGAATATACTTCGGCAACGACAGAGCGGTTTCGGCACCAAAACCGCCAACGTCGATGCTTAAATCCAATACCGCTTTTCTTCCGACGTCGCCTATGGTTTACGCGGTTATTCACGATCCTGCCATTGTTGATAATCCCGATGTTCCTAGCTATCAGCCGCATGTGCATGGGAGGTGTGATCCGCCGGCTTTGATTCCGCTTCAGATGATTAATGCGGTTGAGCTTAAGGTGGATTGTTGTTTGGATACGGCGGTTGTTGAGGTTTCGGGATCGTGGAGGCTGCATTGTGTTACGGGGAGTCGGTCTTGTGATTGTGTTGTGGCTGTTCCCATGGGTTATCAG GGTTCAATTCTAGGTGTGGAGGTCAGTGTTCATAGGAAATCATATTCTACTCAACTGGTTGATATGGAAGACCAAAGTGGTGGTAAGGAGAACGTCATCAGAACTCAAGAAGGAGGCTTTCTCAAGTCTAATGTGTTCACTTTGACTATACCACAG ATAGATGGTGGTTCAAATTTATCGATTAAAATTAGTTGGTCCCAGAAGATAACATGCTGCAATGATGTGTTCTTCGTGAATGTGCCATTTACCTTTCCAGATTTCGTCAACCCTGCCGGAAAGAGAATGgctaaaaaagaaaagatacaatTAAATGTGAATGCTGTTAACGGTAGTGAGATTACGTGCAAGACAACAAGTCATCCCATGAAG GAAGTAAAGCGCAATGCTGGGAGCATAGGCTTCTCACATGACACTGATGTTCTCACCTggtcaaaatttgattttaacttcTCATATACT GTCTCTTCTAATCAAACAAATGGTGGGATTATTTTGGAATCTGCATATGTGGATGATGATGATCAGAGAGATATGTTTTGCATGTACCTTTCTCCTGGAAATCTTCAGGGTAAGAAG GTCTTCAGGAAAGACATTGTATTCGTCATTGACATAAGCGGAAGCATGCGAGGAAAGCTAATTGAAGATACAAAGAATGCATTAACAGCTGCTCTCTCTAAGCTTGATCCCGATGATTCGTTCAGTATTATAGCATTTAATGGAGAGATATATCAATTTTCAACTTCAATGGAATTGGCTTCAAACGACGCTGTTGAAAGGGCCGTTGAGTGGATCAACATAAACTTTCTTGCTGGGGGTGATACAAATCTTTTGCATCCATTAAACATG GCAATAGAGATGCTATCTGATGCTCGAAGATCAGTTCCAATTATTTTCCTAGTTACAGATGGAACTGTTGAAGATGAGAGACAGACTTGTGATGTGATAAAGAATGGGATCAAAGGAGAATCAATATTCCCCCGAATTTACACTTTGGGCATAG GTTCATTCTGCAATCACTATTTCTTGCGGATGCTAGCTATGATTAGCAGGGGCCAACATATTGCAGCCTTGGATGTAG ATTTGGTTGAGCCTCAAATGCTAAAACTGTTTAACAAAGCGTCATCTCTTGTTCTTGCAAATATCACAATGGACATACTCGATGACCTGGAAGAAGTTGAG GTGTACCCTTTGCATATTCCAGATCTTTCATCGGATTCTACATTGGTTTTATTTGGAAGATACAAGGGAAACTTTCCAGAAGTTCTTAATCTAAAAGGTGTCTTGGCTGATTTCAGTAATTTTGTAATAAACATGAAAATACAAAATGCTAAGGACATGCCTATAGAAAAG GTTTTTGCAAGAGAACAAATAGACTATCTTACTTCTCAAGCATGGCTTACTAACAATAAACAATTAGAACAGAAG GTTGCAAAACTAAGCTTACAAACTGGCTTTTTGTCGGAGTATACACGTATGGGAATTCTCGAGATTGATCAGCTAAAGAAATCCAAGCAATCAGATGGAACAAAA GACAAAAAGGTATCAAAAAACAAAGGTGAAAATGTTCAAGGTGAGAGAATGCTTTTGCTTCCAAAGTTAGGCATAGGCTTTGGCAACTTGACTGCAACTGCTGAGAACACTCCACCAGGAGCTGAAGATACGAAATTGCCCGATGGGGCTGAAATCTTTGTTAAGGCAGCCACAGCTTGTTGCGGCAGCCTCTGCAACCATTGCTGTTGCATGTGCTGCATTCAGGTCTGTACCAAGATGAACAACCAGTGTGCAACTGCATTTTCTCAACTTTGTATTGGTTTAGGATGCTATGGCTGTCTCAGCTGTTGTTCAGATATATGTTGTGCTGGAAATGAAAgttaa
- the LOC131630798 gene encoding pentatricopeptide repeat-containing protein At5g43790-like — translation MKPKNHIFNHPTLQTLQQKCNNLNNLKQIHAQIITTGLSLQTYCLSHLINISSKFSLSYAFTIFNHIPNPSIFLYNTLISSLINQNNDNKINLAFSLYSKILTHKNLQPNSFTFPSLLKACCSNPSWFQYGLLLHAHVLKFLKPPFDLFVQGSLLNFYAKYGKLCLCRYLFDQIDQPDLATWNIILSAYANSVNRFDDADFSLETLCLFHDMQVAKVRANEVTIVALVSACSSLGALSHGFWVHCFVLRNKVMVNRFVGTALVDMYSKCGCLNLACQVFDRMSDRDRDTFCYNAMIGGFAIHGYGNQAVELYRKMKLKGLVPDDATFVVTMFACSHVGLVEVGLEIFKSMKEVHGVEPKVEHYGCLIDLLGRAGRLKEAEDWLQDMPMKPNAVIWRSLLGAARLHGNLDVGELALRKLIELEPETSGNYVLLSNMYASVARWNDVKRVRMLMKLHGVNKLPGFSLVEINGAMHEFLTGDKTHPFSKEIYLKIVEINRRLQEYGHNARTSDVLFDVEEEDKEGVLSYHSERLAIAFALIASPSSLPIRIIKNLRVCGDCHAFTKLISAVYGRDIIVRDRNRFHHFKDGSCSCLDYW, via the coding sequence ATGAAACCCAAAAACCACATATTCAACCACCCAACACTCCAAACACTACAACAAAAATGCAACAACCTCAACAACCTTAAGCAAATCCATGCCCAAATCATAACAACTGGTCTTTCACTTCAAACATATTGCCTCAGTCACCTCATCAACATTTCCTCTAAATTCAGTTTATCCTATGCTTTCACCATCTTCAATCACATCCCAAACCCATCAATTTTCCTCTACAACACACTCATTTCATCATTGATTAAtcaaaataatgataataaaatcaATCTAGCATTTTCACTTTATAGTAAAATTCtcacacacaaaaatcttcaaccTAATAGTTTCACTTTTCCTTCACTTTTGAAGGCTTGTTGTTCTAACCCATCATGGTTTCAATATGGGTTATTGCTTCATGCTCATGTTTTGAAGTTTCTGAAACCACCCTTTGATCTTTTTGTTCAAGGCTCTTTGCTTAATTTCTATGCTAAATATGGGAAATTGTGTTTGTGTAGATATCTTTTTGATCAAATTGATCAACCTGATTTGGCTACATGGAATATTATTTTGAGTGCTTATGCAAATAGTGTGAATAGATTTGATGATGCTGATTTTTCCTTAGAAACTTTGTGTTTGTTTCACGATATGCAAGTGGCTAAAGTAAGAGCTAATGAAGTTACAATTGTTGCATTGGTTAGTGCTTGTTCTAGTTTAGGTGCTCTTAGTCATGGTTTTTGGGTTCATTGTTTTGTGCTGAGGAATAAGGTTATGGTGAATAGGTTTGTTGGAACTGCTTTGGTTGATATGTATTCGAAATGCGGGTGTTTGAATCTTGCATGTCAGGTGTTTGATAGAATGTCTGATAGAGATAGGGATacgttttgttataatgcaatgaTTGGGGGTTTTGCTATTCATGGTTATGGGAATCAAGCGGTTGAGCTTTATAGAAAGATGAAATTAAAGGGTTTAGTTCCTGATGATGCGACGTTTGTGGTTACAATGTTTGCTTGCTCTCATGTTGGATTAGTGGAAGTAGGGTTGGAGATTTTCAAGTCCATGAAGGAGGTTCATGGGGTGGAACCGAAAGTTGAACACTACGGTTGCCTGATTGATCTTCTGGGTCGAGCTGGGCGGTTAAAGGAAGCAGAGGATTGGTTACAAGATATGCCGATGAAACCAAACGCGGTAATTTGGAGGTCTTTACTTGGTGCAGCAAGACTTCATGGAAATTTAGATGTGGGAGAACTTGCTCTCAGAAAGTTAATAGAGTTGGAACCAGAAACTAGCGGAAACTATGTTCTTTTGTCGAATATGTACGCTAGTGTTGCAAGGTGGAACGATGTGAAGAGGGTGAGAATGTTGATGAAACTTCATGGTGTTAACAAATTGCCGGGTTTTAGCCTAGTCGAGATAAATGGTGCCATGCATGAGTTTCTTACAGGTGACAAAACTCATCCGTTTTCAAAAGAAATATATTTGAAGATCGTGGAGATTAATAGAAGACTACAAGAATATGGTCACAATGCGAGAACATCAGATGTTTTGTTTGATGTAGAAGAGGAAGATAAGGAAGGTGTACTTTCTTACCATAGTGAAAGACTAGCCATAGCGTTTGCTCTTATAGCGTCTCCTTCGAGTTTACCTATAAGAATTATTAAGAACCTTCGAGTTTGTGGCGATTGTCATGCGTTTACCAAGCTAATATCGGCGGTGTATGGAAGAGATATTATAGTTAGAGATCGAAATCGGTTTCATCATTTTAAAGATGGGAGTTGTTCTTGTCTGGATTACTGGTGA